One window from the genome of Desulfonatronum thiodismutans encodes:
- the rpoC gene encoding DNA-directed RNA polymerase subunit beta', protein MSLDELFSMRGSSSTTPNSKTLKGIKISIAAPETIREWSFGEVKKPETINYRTFKPERDGLFCAKIFGPVKDYECNCGKYKRMKHRGIVCEKCGVEVIASKVRRERMGHIELASPVAHIWFLKSLPSKIGTLLDMTMADLEKVLYFDSFIVLDPGQTNLLKYQVISEEQYYQVIEHFGEDAITVGMGAESIRKLIEELDLAALRTELREEGAKTKSQTKKKKVAKRLKIIEAFLESGNRPEWMIMEVIPIIPPELRPLVPLDGGRFATSDLNDLYRRVINRNNRLKRLMELGAPDIIIRNEKRMLQESVDALFDNGRRGRPISGTNGRPLKSLSDMIKGKQGRFRQNLLGKRVDYSGRSVIVVGPKLKLHQCGLPKKMALELFKPFIYSQLEKRGLTTSIKGAKKMVEREDVVVWDILEDVVREYPIMLNRAPTLHRLGIQAFEPLLVEGKAIQLHPLVCTAFNADFDGDQMAVHIPLSIEAQIECRVLMMSTNNILSPANGVPIIVPSQDIVLGLFYLTVDRSFSKGEGKVFADSWEVSAAYDAGALDLHARIKVRMDGKLVDTTPGRILVAELLPPGVPFELVNQLLNKKSIARLVGEAYRRAGIKATVILCDRLKDMGYEFSTRAGLSVGLKDLTIPEQKEVILKNSFEEVTHIEAQYRDGIITRTEKYNKVVDVWTKATNDVAKEMMHTMSHELLTDEKTGRQEENISFNPIFMMSTSGARGNPDQMRQLAGMRGLMAKPSGEIIETPITASFREGLTVLQYFISTHGARKGLADTALKTANSGYLTRRLVDVVQDVQIYEKDCGTVDGLDIGHMIKAGEIKERLSQRVAGRLTMFDVFDPVTDEVMIPANTLISEQYAQMIETSGLNAMTVRSVVTCKSPHGVCASCYGQDLATGRLVNVGEAVGIIAAQSIGEPGTQLTMRTFHIGGTASKEIEQSSITAHFVGRVILSRVKTVENSEGHALIINKSGQLSIVDDQGREREKYTLPLGAKLFVQDQQEVEKGKLLVEWDPFNEPFVVDVEGSVRFTDIIEGRTFQDKMDETTLRTTKTIIEYRTTNYRPAIAIHDDQGTQVIRPGTNSPAMFQLPVGAVLMVQDGDQVRPGDIIARKPRETSKTRDIVGGLPRVAELFEVRKPKELGVVSEIDGLVSFGPDAKGKRKLIVTPDTGEAKEYLVPKGKHITVQEGDLVEAGELLTEGYPELHDILKIKGEKQLAKYLVEEVQDVYRHQGVQINDKHIEVIVRQMLKKVQVIEPGETTFLLGEQVDKHRFMHENLRCLENGLQPAVAEPLVLGITQASLNTDSFISAASFQETTKVLTESSLRGKEDYLLGLKENVIVGRLVPAGTGYRRYTDCDIIVPEQPEREDSFLEDLEQDHLLVDEY, encoded by the coding sequence ATGTCGTTAGACGAACTTTTTTCCATGCGGGGAAGTTCTTCAACCACGCCCAACAGCAAGACGCTCAAGGGCATTAAGATATCCATCGCCGCGCCGGAGACCATTCGTGAATGGTCTTTCGGCGAGGTTAAGAAACCGGAAACCATCAATTACCGGACCTTCAAGCCGGAGCGGGACGGTCTGTTCTGCGCCAAGATCTTTGGCCCGGTGAAGGACTACGAGTGCAATTGCGGCAAGTACAAACGGATGAAGCACCGAGGGATCGTCTGCGAGAAGTGCGGGGTGGAAGTGATTGCCTCCAAGGTCCGCAGGGAACGGATGGGGCATATCGAGTTGGCCTCGCCGGTGGCCCATATCTGGTTTTTGAAAAGCCTGCCCTCCAAGATCGGCACACTTCTGGACATGACCATGGCCGATTTGGAAAAGGTGCTCTACTTCGATTCCTTCATCGTTTTGGACCCCGGACAGACCAACCTGCTGAAGTACCAGGTCATCTCCGAGGAACAATATTACCAGGTTATCGAACACTTCGGCGAAGACGCCATCACCGTGGGGATGGGTGCGGAATCCATCCGCAAGCTGATCGAGGAACTGGACCTTGCGGCGCTCAGGACCGAGTTGCGTGAAGAGGGCGCCAAAACCAAGTCCCAGACGAAAAAGAAGAAGGTCGCCAAGCGCCTGAAGATCATTGAGGCCTTTCTGGAGTCCGGTAATCGCCCGGAGTGGATGATCATGGAAGTCATCCCGATCATTCCTCCGGAGCTACGGCCTTTGGTGCCTCTGGACGGCGGACGCTTCGCCACTTCGGATCTCAATGACCTTTACCGCCGGGTGATCAATCGGAACAATCGTCTGAAGCGGTTGATGGAACTGGGCGCTCCGGACATCATCATCCGCAACGAAAAGCGGATGCTTCAAGAGTCCGTGGATGCGCTGTTCGACAACGGCCGTCGTGGACGTCCGATTTCCGGAACGAATGGTCGTCCGCTGAAGTCCCTGAGCGACATGATCAAAGGCAAGCAGGGCCGGTTCCGTCAAAATCTTTTGGGCAAACGGGTGGACTATTCCGGCCGCTCGGTGATCGTGGTCGGGCCGAAGCTGAAGCTGCACCAATGCGGCCTGCCCAAGAAAATGGCCCTGGAGTTGTTCAAGCCATTCATCTATTCCCAGTTGGAAAAGCGCGGATTGACCACGTCCATCAAGGGCGCGAAGAAGATGGTCGAGCGCGAGGACGTGGTGGTCTGGGATATTCTGGAAGACGTGGTCCGGGAATACCCGATCATGCTCAACCGTGCCCCCACTCTGCACCGTTTGGGGATTCAGGCCTTTGAACCGCTGCTGGTGGAAGGCAAGGCCATTCAGCTCCACCCGCTGGTCTGCACCGCGTTCAACGCGGACTTTGACGGCGACCAGATGGCCGTGCACATTCCTTTGTCCATCGAGGCCCAGATCGAATGCCGGGTATTGATGATGTCCACGAACAATATCCTGTCCCCGGCCAACGGGGTGCCGATCATCGTTCCCAGCCAGGATATCGTGCTCGGCCTGTTCTACCTGACGGTGGATCGCTCCTTCAGCAAGGGGGAAGGGAAGGTTTTCGCCGATTCGTGGGAGGTCAGCGCGGCGTATGACGCGGGAGCCCTCGATCTTCATGCCCGGATCAAGGTCCGGATGGACGGGAAGCTGGTGGACACCACCCCAGGGAGAATCCTGGTGGCGGAGTTGCTTCCTCCGGGGGTCCCCTTCGAACTGGTCAACCAACTTCTGAACAAGAAGAGTATCGCCCGCTTGGTTGGCGAGGCATATCGACGGGCCGGGATCAAGGCCACGGTCATCCTCTGCGACCGCCTCAAAGACATGGGGTACGAGTTCTCCACCCGGGCCGGCCTGTCCGTGGGCCTGAAGGACCTGACGATCCCGGAGCAAAAGGAAGTCATTCTGAAAAACTCCTTTGAAGAGGTGACCCATATCGAGGCCCAGTACCGCGACGGAATTATTACCCGGACCGAGAAATACAACAAGGTCGTGGACGTCTGGACCAAAGCCACCAACGACGTGGCCAAGGAAATGATGCACACGATGTCTCATGAACTTCTGACCGATGAAAAAACCGGTCGGCAAGAGGAGAATATCAGCTTCAACCCGATCTTCATGATGTCCACATCCGGTGCACGTGGCAACCCGGACCAGATGCGTCAGCTGGCCGGGATGCGCGGCCTGATGGCCAAGCCGTCGGGGGAAATCATCGAAACGCCGATCACGGCCTCGTTCCGTGAGGGGCTGACCGTGCTCCAGTACTTCATTTCCACCCACGGAGCACGAAAAGGCTTGGCGGACACGGCGCTGAAAACGGCCAACTCGGGGTACCTGACCCGACGACTGGTGGACGTGGTCCAGGACGTGCAGATCTATGAAAAGGACTGCGGCACCGTGGACGGCCTGGACATCGGACACATGATCAAGGCGGGCGAAATCAAGGAGCGGCTGAGTCAACGCGTTGCCGGTCGGTTGACCATGTTCGACGTCTTCGACCCGGTCACGGACGAGGTGATGATTCCGGCGAACACACTGATCAGCGAGCAGTACGCGCAAATGATCGAGACCTCGGGCCTGAACGCCATGACTGTGCGCTCGGTGGTGACCTGCAAAAGCCCTCACGGGGTCTGCGCGTCCTGCTATGGCCAGGATTTGGCCACGGGCCGTCTGGTCAACGTGGGCGAGGCCGTGGGAATCATCGCGGCCCAGTCCATCGGCGAGCCGGGTACCCAGCTGACCATGCGCACTTTCCACATCGGCGGTACCGCGTCCAAGGAAATCGAGCAGTCCTCCATCACGGCCCACTTTGTCGGTCGGGTGATTCTCTCCCGGGTCAAGACCGTGGAGAACTCCGAAGGCCATGCCCTGATCATCAACAAGAGCGGTCAGTTGAGCATCGTGGATGATCAAGGCCGGGAGCGGGAAAAGTATACCTTGCCCCTGGGCGCGAAGCTGTTCGTCCAGGATCAGCAGGAAGTGGAAAAAGGCAAATTGCTGGTGGAGTGGGACCCTTTCAACGAACCCTTTGTCGTGGACGTGGAAGGTTCGGTCCGGTTTACGGATATCATCGAGGGGCGGACTTTCCAGGACAAGATGGATGAAACCACTCTGCGGACCACCAAGACCATTATCGAGTACCGGACGACCAATTATCGCCCGGCCATTGCCATCCATGACGATCAGGGCACCCAGGTGATTCGTCCGGGGACTAATTCCCCGGCCATGTTCCAATTGCCCGTGGGCGCGGTGCTCATGGTCCAGGACGGCGACCAGGTCCGTCCCGGAGACATCATCGCCCGGAAGCCGCGGGAGACCTCCAAGACCCGCGACATCGTCGGCGGTCTTCCCCGCGTGGCCGAACTGTTCGAGGTCCGCAAGCCCAAGGAACTGGGAGTGGTTTCGGAAATCGACGGTCTCGTCTCCTTCGGGCCGGACGCCAAGGGCAAGCGTAAGCTGATCGTCACCCCGGACACCGGTGAGGCGAAGGAGTACCTGGTGCCCAAGGGCAAGCACATCACGGTGCAGGAGGGCGACCTGGTCGAAGCCGGCGAGCTGCTCACCGAAGGCTATCCGGAGTTGCACGACATCCTGAAGATCAAGGGCGAGAAACAGTTGGCCAAGTATCTCGTGGAAGAGGTCCAGGACGTGTATCGGCACCAAGGGGTGCAGATCAACGACAAGCACATTGAAGTGATCGTTCGACAGATGCTGAAAAAAGTTCAGGTCATCGAGCCGGGAGAGACAACGTTTCTTCTAGGCGAGCAGGTGGACAAGCATCGCTTCATGCACGAAAACCTGCGATGTCTGGAAAACGGACTGCAGCCGGCGGTGGCCGAGCCGCTGGTACTGGGCATCACCCAGGCTTCCTTGAACACGGACTCGTTCATCTCCGCGGCGTCGTTCCAGGAAACAACCAAGGTCCTGACCGAATCTTCCCTGCGCGGCAAGGAGGACTATCTGCTGGGACTCAAGGAGAACGTGATCGTCGGACGACTCGTTCCGGCCGGTACGGGCTATCGTCGCTACACGGATTGCGACATCATCGTCCCGGAACAACCGGAGCGAGAAGATTCCTTTCTGGAGGATCTGGAGCAGGACCATCTGTTGGTGGACGAATACTGA
- the rpsL gene encoding 30S ribosomal protein S12, giving the protein MPTISQLIRNERKKIEKRKKTPALQSCPQRRGVCVRVYTTTPKKPNSALRKVARVRLTNGIEVTSYIPGEGHNLQEHSVVMIRGGRVKDLPGVRYHIVRGSLDTSGVQDRRQSRSKYGAKRPKS; this is encoded by the coding sequence ATGCCCACGATCAGTCAGTTGATTCGCAATGAGCGAAAGAAAATCGAAAAGCGGAAAAAGACCCCGGCCCTGCAGAGCTGTCCGCAACGTCGCGGCGTCTGCGTTCGGGTTTATACGACCACCCCGAAGAAGCCGAACTCGGCATTGCGAAAGGTTGCCCGTGTCCGGTTGACCAACGGGATCGAAGTGACATCCTATATTCCCGGAGAAGGTCATAATCTTCAAGAGCACTCCGTGGTCATGATTCGCGGTGGTCGCGTCAAGGACCTGCCCGGCGTGCGTTACCACATCGTGCGCGGCAGTCTGGATACCTCCGGGGTGCAGGACCGCCGCCAAAGCCGCTCCAAGTACGGGGCGAAGCGACCAAAATCGTAA
- the rpsG gene encoding 30S ribosomal protein S7, which translates to MPRKGPIPKRVILPDPVYGSQLVTRFINRLMYGGKKSVVEGIFFQALDFLSEKTQEPALKSFEQAVDNVRPQVEVKSRRVGGATYQVPIEVASGRQTSLAIRWLINYSRNRGEKGMVQRLGAELLDAYNNRGGAVKKREDTHKMADANKAFAHFRW; encoded by the coding sequence ATGCCAAGAAAAGGACCCATCCCGAAGCGAGTCATTCTGCCTGACCCGGTGTACGGCAGCCAGTTAGTCACCAGGTTCATCAATCGGTTGATGTATGGTGGCAAGAAAAGCGTAGTCGAAGGCATCTTCTTTCAAGCCCTGGACTTTCTCTCCGAGAAAACTCAGGAGCCGGCTTTGAAGTCATTCGAGCAGGCCGTGGACAACGTCCGCCCCCAGGTCGAGGTTAAGTCTCGGCGCGTGGGCGGCGCGACTTATCAGGTACCGATTGAGGTCGCTTCCGGTCGGCAAACTTCGTTGGCCATTCGGTGGCTGATCAATTACTCCCGGAATCGTGGGGAGAAAGGCATGGTGCAGCGTCTGGGCGCGGAGCTCCTGGATGCCTACAACAATCGTGGTGGAGCCGTGAAAAAGCGTGAAGACACGCATAAGATGGCTGACGCGAACAAGGCCTTTGCGCATTTTCGCTGGTAA